In Pseudonocardia cypriaca, a single genomic region encodes these proteins:
- a CDS encoding resuscitation-promoting factor: protein MEPGEDPYAAWYAGGDPEAPEAVVTSALEVVPPVTPAARSMLTRSRAHRRAQPDPDSRLATGQFRPIVTHPTDGSAEDASADPVTGEMPAVAPDDLTGPLPAMPAERTGARLPAVERGTGAHPAVERTGGAHAAGTTGQHPLPERTGSHVVATGTGVQPAVERPSRPIPRAEGTGTHVAATGTGVQPAVERPSRPTPRAEGTGTHIAATGTGTQPAVERSGRRASSSVTGTHGVAERTDARLPPAATEITGPQPALPADPAPEPGWATAEALARVEARAGKPAWTAYLNDTPTGPMPVIDEAAFTHPFVAVTAPVAVVAAPPASVAPAPVAPAPVAPAPAEDLEPAVAPRPRPAAELVAATDVVPRRSRRDRRAAEEAPQHSNRLRVVVVAVVLMMIGGGASALAADKTITVTVDGQNRIVHTFAADVASTLEAAGIEVTPRDRVEPAATTEVVDGDEVIFTHARTLTLVEGSSQRDLPIPATTVEEAMQILGLEALPTQMSAPPATRIPLDGFRLELRVPRTVKFTDGTGAPSEVTTMSGTVAGLLVEKGIQLGPDDVSVPSADTPLTEGLDVHIVRNGEGEVVEVRPIAPPEQVIEDGSLPRGKRVVVDKGIPGEQTAIMRVYVQNGQEVRREQVRAGGMTQPHPRVVRLGTNDSLRAPVVADGSVWDRLAQCEATGNWAVNSGNGYYGGLQFDAGTWRAYGGTDYAPLPHQASREEQIAVASRVRDDRGGYGAWPACSRRLGLQR from the coding sequence GTGGAGCCCGGCGAGGACCCGTACGCGGCCTGGTACGCGGGCGGCGACCCGGAGGCACCCGAGGCGGTCGTCACGTCGGCCCTCGAGGTCGTCCCGCCGGTCACCCCGGCGGCCCGCTCGATGCTGACCCGCTCCCGCGCGCACCGGCGGGCCCAGCCCGATCCCGACAGCAGGCTCGCCACCGGGCAGTTCCGGCCGATCGTCACGCACCCGACGGACGGCTCGGCCGAGGACGCCTCAGCCGACCCCGTCACGGGCGAGATGCCCGCCGTCGCCCCGGACGACCTCACCGGCCCGCTCCCCGCCATGCCCGCCGAGCGGACGGGAGCGCGCCTGCCGGCCGTCGAGCGCGGTACCGGCGCACACCCGGCCGTCGAGCGGACCGGAGGCGCGCACGCAGCCGGGACGACCGGTCAACACCCGCTTCCCGAGCGAACCGGGAGCCACGTCGTGGCGACGGGGACCGGGGTGCAGCCGGCGGTCGAGCGTCCGAGCCGGCCGATCCCGCGGGCCGAGGGGACCGGGACCCACGTCGCGGCGACGGGGACCGGGGTGCAACCGGCGGTCGAGCGTCCGAGCCGGCCGACCCCGCGGGCCGAGGGGACCGGGACCCACATCGCGGCCACCGGCACCGGGACGCAGCCGGCGGTCGAGCGCAGCGGCCGCCGCGCTTCGAGCTCGGTTACCGGCACCCACGGGGTGGCCGAGCGCACCGACGCTCGGCTCCCGCCGGCCGCTACCGAGATCACCGGCCCGCAGCCGGCGCTCCCCGCCGACCCCGCCCCCGAGCCGGGCTGGGCCACGGCCGAGGCGCTCGCACGGGTGGAGGCGCGCGCCGGCAAGCCCGCCTGGACCGCGTACCTCAACGACACGCCGACCGGTCCGATGCCGGTGATCGACGAGGCCGCGTTCACCCACCCGTTCGTCGCCGTCACCGCGCCGGTCGCGGTCGTGGCGGCGCCTCCGGCATCGGTCGCCCCGGCACCCGTCGCGCCGGCACCGGTCGCACCTGCGCCGGCCGAGGACCTCGAACCCGCCGTCGCGCCCCGGCCGCGGCCCGCAGCCGAGCTCGTCGCCGCTACCGATGTCGTGCCCCGGCGCTCGCGCCGCGACCGGCGTGCGGCCGAGGAGGCCCCGCAGCACAGCAACCGGTTGCGCGTCGTGGTCGTCGCCGTCGTGCTGATGATGATCGGCGGCGGGGCGAGCGCGCTCGCCGCGGACAAGACGATCACGGTGACCGTCGACGGTCAGAACCGGATCGTGCACACCTTCGCCGCCGACGTCGCCTCCACGCTCGAGGCCGCGGGGATCGAGGTCACGCCCCGGGACCGCGTCGAGCCCGCGGCCACCACCGAGGTCGTCGACGGCGACGAGGTGATCTTCACCCACGCCCGCACCCTCACGCTCGTCGAGGGCAGCTCCCAGCGAGACCTGCCGATCCCCGCCACCACGGTGGAGGAGGCGATGCAGATCCTGGGCCTCGAGGCCCTGCCCACCCAGATGTCCGCCCCGCCGGCCACCCGGATCCCCCTCGACGGGTTCCGGCTCGAGCTGCGGGTGCCGCGGACCGTGAAGTTCACCGACGGCACCGGAGCGCCCTCCGAGGTCACCACGATGTCCGGCACGGTCGCCGGGCTGCTCGTGGAGAAGGGCATCCAGCTCGGTCCGGACGACGTGTCCGTCCCGTCGGCGGACACCCCGCTCACCGAGGGCCTCGACGTGCACATCGTGCGCAACGGTGAGGGCGAGGTGGTCGAGGTCCGGCCGATCGCGCCGCCGGAGCAGGTCATCGAGGACGGCTCGCTGCCGCGCGGCAAGCGGGTCGTCGTCGACAAGGGGATTCCGGGCGAGCAGACCGCGATCATGCGCGTCTACGTCCAGAACGGTCAGGAGGTCCGCCGCGAGCAGGTGCGCGCAGGCGGGATGACGCAGCCGCACCCGCGGGTCGTGCGGCTGGGCACGAACGACAGCCTCCGCGCCCCCGTCGTCGCCGACGGCAGCGTGTGGGACCGCCTCGCCCAGTGCGAGGCCACCGGGAACTGGGCGGTCAACTCCGGCAACGGCTACTACGGCGGCCTGCAGTTCGACGCCGGTACCTGGCGCGCGTACGGCGGCACCGACTACGCGCCGCTCCCGCACCAGGCGTCGCGCGAGGAGCAGATCGCCGTCGCGTCGCGGGTTCGCGACGACCGGGGCGGCTACGGCGCATGGCCCGCGTGCTCCCGGCGGCTGGGCCTCCAGCGCTGA
- a CDS encoding ABC-F family ATP-binding cassette domain-containing protein — protein sequence MAGQNLVNLETVTAHVPGDASRVLLNGVSLGVEQGERIGVVGLNGGGKTTLLDIITGSRAPDGGRVSRLGGLNLAHLAQSDVLPAGARVRDVVLAAWAGAAEHEWAGDAKVRDVLDGLGLTDLDRSVEGLSGGEKRRVALAAALVGDPDLVVLDEPTNHLDVEGITWLAEHLISRRCGVVVVTHDRWFLDAVCTRTWEVANGRVESYLGGYADWVYARAERARQADAAEARRQNLARKELAWLRRGAPARTSKPRFRIEAAEALIADVPPPRNSVELLGFATNRLGRTVLELEDATAVVAGRTLLDRVTWRVGPGDRIGIVGVNGSGKTTLLRSLSGDRPLDGGRLVRGRTVKLAQLTQELVDLPDDMRVLEATEQVAKYVRLGRAEMTASQVLERLGFPASRQWTPVGDLSGGERRRLQLTRLLMAEPNVLLLDEPTNDLDVDTLTQLEDLLDGWPGTLVVVSHDRYLLERACDTVVALLGDGRITHLPGGIDEYLRRRAENGDTTTPAAQAKPVSNAAQQRAARKEAARLERRMEALAATEARLHEQLVEAATDPERLMALDRDLKAVVAEREEVELEWLAAAELAES from the coding sequence ATGGCGGGACAGAACCTCGTCAACCTCGAGACCGTCACCGCGCACGTCCCCGGTGACGCCTCGCGGGTGCTGCTGAACGGGGTGTCGCTCGGGGTCGAGCAGGGCGAGCGGATCGGCGTCGTCGGGCTCAACGGCGGTGGCAAGACCACCCTGCTCGACATCATCACCGGATCCCGCGCGCCCGACGGCGGGCGCGTCAGCCGCCTCGGCGGCCTGAACCTCGCCCACCTCGCCCAGTCCGACGTGCTGCCCGCGGGCGCGCGCGTGCGGGACGTCGTGCTGGCCGCGTGGGCCGGCGCCGCCGAGCACGAGTGGGCGGGCGACGCGAAGGTGCGCGACGTCCTCGACGGGCTGGGCCTCACCGATCTCGACCGGAGCGTCGAGGGTCTGTCGGGTGGGGAGAAGCGGCGGGTCGCGCTGGCGGCCGCGCTCGTCGGCGACCCGGACCTCGTCGTGCTCGACGAGCCCACCAACCACCTCGACGTCGAGGGCATCACCTGGCTCGCCGAGCACCTGATCTCGCGCCGGTGCGGGGTGGTGGTCGTCACGCACGACCGCTGGTTCCTCGACGCGGTCTGCACCCGGACGTGGGAGGTCGCGAACGGCCGCGTCGAGAGCTACCTCGGTGGCTACGCCGACTGGGTGTACGCCCGTGCGGAGCGCGCTCGGCAGGCCGACGCCGCCGAGGCGCGCCGCCAGAACCTCGCCCGCAAGGAGCTCGCGTGGCTGCGCCGCGGCGCGCCGGCCCGCACGTCGAAGCCGCGGTTCCGCATCGAGGCCGCGGAGGCGCTGATCGCCGACGTCCCGCCGCCCCGCAACAGCGTCGAGCTCCTCGGTTTCGCCACCAACCGGCTCGGCCGCACGGTGCTGGAGCTGGAGGACGCCACCGCGGTCGTGGCCGGGCGCACGCTGCTCGACCGCGTCACCTGGCGGGTCGGCCCCGGCGACCGGATCGGGATCGTCGGCGTCAACGGGTCCGGCAAGACCACCCTGCTGCGCAGCCTGAGCGGCGACCGCCCGCTCGACGGCGGCCGGCTGGTGCGCGGGCGCACCGTCAAGCTCGCCCAGCTCACCCAGGAGCTCGTCGACCTCCCCGACGACATGCGGGTGCTGGAGGCCACCGAGCAGGTCGCGAAGTACGTGCGGCTCGGCAGGGCCGAGATGACGGCGTCGCAGGTGCTGGAGAGGCTGGGCTTCCCGGCGTCGCGGCAGTGGACGCCCGTCGGCGACCTGTCCGGTGGGGAGCGCAGGCGCCTGCAGCTCACGCGGCTGCTGATGGCCGAGCCGAACGTCCTGCTGCTCGACGAGCCCACCAACGACCTCGACGTCGACACCCTCACCCAGCTCGAGGACCTCCTCGACGGCTGGCCGGGCACGCTCGTCGTCGTCAGCCACGACCGCTACCTGCTGGAACGGGCCTGCGACACGGTGGTCGCCCTGCTGGGCGACGGGAGGATCACCCACCTCCCGGGCGGGATCGACGAGTACCTGCGGCGCCGTGCCGAGAACGGGGACACGACCACCCCCGCGGCCCAGGCGAAGCCGGTCTCGAACGCCGCGCAGCAGCGGGCCGCCCGCAAGGAGGCCGCCCGGCTGGAGCGGCGCATGGAGGCGCTCGCCGCCACCGAGGCGCGGCTGCACGAGCAGCTCGTGGAAGCGGCCACCGACCCCGAACGCCTGATGGCGCTCGATCGCGATCTCAAGGCCGTGGTGGCGGAGCGGGAAGAGGTCGAGCTGGAGTGGCTGGCCGCTGCGGAGCTCGCCGAGTCCTAG
- a CDS encoding TatD family hydrolase, giving the protein MSGAYGRREPPPPPEPLTSPTVDAHTHLDACGCVSAEDVRAAMDRAAAVGVTRAVTVADDLASARWAVQAAHWDDRVVAAVALHPTRTAALTEDDHAEIERLARDPRVVAVGETGLDYYWDHSPPEAQQESFRRHIDLAKRLGKPLMIHDRDAHDDVLRILREEGTPDTVVFHCFSGDAAMARECADAGYVLSFAGPVTFRNARALREAAVVVPEEQLLVETDAPFLTPHPHRGRANEPYCLPWTVRGLADLREVPEEQLAASAGRNAERVFGLAELPPAAAPATSTGDASRSA; this is encoded by the coding sequence GTGAGCGGGGCGTACGGGCGGCGGGAACCTCCGCCGCCTCCCGAACCGCTGACCTCGCCCACCGTCGACGCGCACACGCACCTCGATGCGTGCGGGTGCGTGTCCGCGGAGGACGTCCGTGCGGCGATGGACCGGGCCGCCGCCGTGGGCGTCACGCGCGCGGTCACCGTGGCCGACGACCTCGCCTCGGCGCGGTGGGCCGTGCAGGCCGCGCACTGGGACGACCGGGTCGTCGCGGCCGTCGCGTTGCACCCCACCCGCACGGCCGCGCTCACGGAGGACGACCACGCCGAGATCGAGCGGCTCGCCCGCGACCCGCGAGTGGTGGCGGTGGGGGAGACCGGCCTGGACTACTACTGGGACCACTCGCCGCCCGAGGCGCAGCAGGAGTCGTTCCGCAGGCACATCGACCTCGCCAAACGCCTCGGCAAGCCGCTCATGATCCACGACCGGGACGCGCACGACGACGTGCTGCGCATCCTCCGGGAGGAGGGCACGCCGGACACCGTCGTGTTCCACTGCTTCTCCGGTGACGCGGCGATGGCGCGCGAATGCGCCGACGCCGGGTACGTGCTGTCGTTCGCCGGGCCGGTCACGTTCCGCAACGCCCGCGCGCTGCGGGAGGCGGCGGTCGTGGTGCCGGAGGAACAGCTGCTCGTCGAGACCGACGCGCCGTTCCTCACCCCGCACCCGCACCGCGGGCGCGCCAACGAGCCGTACTGCCTGCCGTGGACCGTCCGCGGGCTGGCGGACCTGCGCGAAGTTCCCGAGGAGCAGCTGGCGGCGAGTGCCGGGCGCAACGCCGAACGGGTCTTCGGGCTCGCCGAGCTGCCGCCCGCCGCGGCGCCCGCGACGTCCACCGGCGACGCCTCGCGCTCGGCGTAG
- the rsmA gene encoding 16S rRNA (adenine(1518)-N(6)/adenine(1519)-N(6))-dimethyltransferase RsmA: MTDTQSRLLGPAEVRALAAELGLRPTKRLGQNFVHDPNTVRRIVKAAELEPDDVVVEVGPGLGSLTLALLPAVRAVHAVEIDPVLAARLPATAADRAPALADRLTVTAADALGVRAGDLPGPAPTALVANLPYNVGVPVVLHLLAELPQLRRGLVMVQSEVAERLAATPGSRTYGVPSAKLAWFAAARRAGPVPRAVFWPVPNVDSGLLAFDRRDPPPGDRGAVFRLIDHAFAQRRKALRSGLAGWAGSPAAAETALRAAGIDPLARAETLSVEDFARLAAAAP, from the coding sequence GTGACCGACACGCAGTCCCGGCTACTCGGCCCGGCCGAGGTGCGGGCCCTTGCCGCCGAGCTCGGCCTGCGGCCGACCAAGCGGCTCGGCCAGAACTTCGTGCACGACCCGAACACGGTGCGCCGGATCGTCAAAGCGGCCGAGCTGGAACCGGACGACGTCGTCGTGGAGGTCGGTCCCGGGCTCGGCTCGCTCACGCTCGCCCTCCTGCCCGCCGTGCGGGCCGTGCACGCCGTGGAGATCGACCCGGTGCTCGCGGCCCGCCTTCCCGCGACGGCCGCCGACCGGGCACCCGCGCTAGCCGACCGGCTCACCGTGACCGCCGCCGATGCGCTCGGCGTGCGCGCGGGCGACCTGCCCGGCCCCGCCCCGACCGCGCTCGTGGCGAACCTGCCGTACAACGTCGGCGTGCCGGTGGTGCTGCACCTGCTCGCGGAGCTGCCGCAGCTGCGCCGCGGCCTGGTGATGGTGCAGTCCGAGGTCGCCGAGCGGCTCGCGGCGACGCCGGGCAGTCGCACGTACGGGGTGCCGAGCGCGAAGCTCGCCTGGTTCGCGGCGGCCCGGCGGGCGGGGCCCGTGCCGCGGGCGGTGTTCTGGCCGGTGCCCAACGTCGACTCGGGGCTGCTCGCCTTCGACCGGCGCGACCCGCCGCCCGGTGACCGCGGGGCGGTGTTCCGCCTGATCGACCACGCGTTCGCCCAGCGCCGCAAGGCCCTGCGCTCCGGCCTCGCCGGCTGGGCGGGCTCTCCGGCCGCCGCCGAGACCGCCCTCCGCGCTGCCGGCATCGACCCGCTGGCCCGCGCCGAGACCCTCTCCGTCGAGGACTTCGCCCGCCTCGCCGCGGCCGCCCCCTGA
- the metG gene encoding methionine--tRNA ligase, whose protein sequence is MSSHVLTAVAWPYANGPRHIGHVSGIGVPSDVFARYQRMAGNRVLMVSGSDEHGTPILVQAEKEGLTPQQTVDKYHRVIAEDLRGLGVTYDLYTRTTTGNHSDVVQQIFLALHRNGYVVPKTTTGAISPSTGRTLPDRYVEGTCPICGYDGARGDQCDNCGNQLDAADLINPRSRINGEVPKFVETEHLFLDLPAFTESLGKWLATKTGWRPNVLNFTKNLVDDMRPRPITRDLDWGVTIPLDGWRDQPLKKFYVWFDAVIGYFSASVEWARRTGDADAWKAWWNDPDAEIVHFMGKDNITFHAQIWPALLLGHNGQGDHGGEPGPYGVLNLPSEIASSEFLTMSGSKFSTSRGTVIYLHDFLREFGPDSLRYFISAGGPETQDVDFTWDEFVRRVNFELANEWGNLVNRSISMAHKNNGAIPAPTTPAPADAELLALSKAAFGTVGAHLARSRFRAGISEAMKVVTAANRYLSDQEPWKLKDDPGRRDAVLHTALQVVQDANTLLTPFLPHSAQTVHEALGGTGVWAAQPELQDVEDLDIPGRINPILTGDYTKEQARWASTPIEVGRPLAKPTPIFRKLEPELAETGPEWAPIEK, encoded by the coding sequence ATGAGCTCCCACGTGCTGACCGCCGTGGCCTGGCCCTATGCCAACGGCCCTCGGCACATCGGCCACGTCTCCGGTATCGGTGTGCCCTCCGACGTGTTCGCCCGCTACCAGCGGATGGCCGGCAACCGGGTGCTCATGGTCTCCGGCAGCGACGAGCACGGCACCCCGATCCTGGTGCAGGCCGAGAAGGAGGGGCTGACGCCACAGCAGACCGTCGACAAGTACCACCGCGTGATCGCGGAGGACCTGCGCGGGCTCGGCGTCACCTACGACCTCTACACCCGCACCACCACCGGCAACCACTCCGACGTCGTGCAGCAGATCTTCCTGGCGCTGCACCGCAACGGCTACGTCGTGCCGAAGACCACCACCGGGGCGATCAGCCCGTCCACCGGACGCACGCTGCCCGACCGCTACGTCGAGGGCACCTGCCCGATCTGCGGCTACGACGGCGCGCGCGGCGACCAGTGCGACAACTGCGGCAACCAGCTGGACGCCGCCGACCTGATCAACCCCCGGTCGCGGATCAACGGCGAGGTGCCGAAGTTCGTCGAGACCGAGCACCTGTTCCTCGACCTGCCCGCGTTCACCGAGTCGCTCGGCAAGTGGCTGGCCACGAAGACCGGCTGGCGCCCGAACGTCCTGAACTTCACGAAGAACCTGGTCGACGACATGCGGCCGCGGCCGATCACGCGCGACCTGGACTGGGGCGTCACGATCCCGCTCGACGGCTGGCGCGACCAGCCGCTGAAGAAGTTCTACGTCTGGTTCGACGCGGTGATCGGCTACTTCTCGGCGAGCGTCGAGTGGGCGCGGCGCACCGGCGACGCCGATGCCTGGAAGGCGTGGTGGAACGACCCGGACGCCGAGATCGTGCACTTCATGGGCAAGGACAACATCACCTTCCACGCCCAGATCTGGCCCGCGCTGCTGCTCGGCCACAACGGCCAGGGCGACCACGGTGGCGAGCCAGGGCCGTACGGGGTGCTGAACCTGCCGTCGGAGATCGCGTCGAGCGAGTTCCTCACGATGAGCGGTTCGAAGTTCTCCACCTCGCGCGGCACCGTGATCTACCTGCACGACTTCCTGCGCGAGTTCGGTCCCGACAGCCTGCGGTACTTCATCTCCGCGGGCGGACCGGAGACCCAGGACGTCGACTTCACGTGGGACGAGTTCGTCCGCCGCGTCAACTTCGAGCTGGCCAACGAGTGGGGCAACCTGGTCAACCGGTCGATCTCGATGGCCCACAAGAACAACGGGGCCATCCCGGCGCCCACCACGCCGGCGCCGGCCGACGCGGAGCTGCTGGCGCTGTCGAAGGCCGCGTTCGGCACCGTCGGCGCGCACCTCGCGCGCTCCCGGTTCCGCGCCGGCATCAGCGAGGCGATGAAGGTCGTCACCGCGGCCAACCGGTACCTGTCCGACCAGGAGCCGTGGAAGCTGAAGGACGACCCGGGCCGCCGCGACGCGGTGCTGCACACGGCGCTGCAGGTCGTGCAGGACGCCAACACGCTGCTCACGCCGTTCCTGCCGCACTCGGCGCAGACCGTGCACGAGGCGCTGGGTGGCACCGGCGTGTGGGCGGCGCAGCCGGAGCTGCAGGACGTCGAGGACCTCGACATCCCCGGCCGGATCAACCCGATCCTCACCGGCGACTACACCAAGGAGCAGGCGCGCTGGGCGTCCACGCCGATCGAGGTCGGACGGCCGCTGGCCAAGCCCACGCCGATCTTCCGGAAGCTCGAGCCCGAGCTCGCGGAGACCGGGCCCGAGTGGGCCCCGATCGAGAAGTGA
- a CDS encoding 4-(cytidine 5'-diphospho)-2-C-methyl-D-erythritol kinase, protein MLAAVPPPVTVRVPAKINLHLAVGPLRADGYHDLVTVFHAVSLFDEVTVAASDAPGIEVHGEGVTEVPADETNLAWRAVQVLAEKADRDPDVRLVLRKGIPVAGGMAGGSADAAAALVGLSTLWKLDLTRDELSVLAAELGSDVTFALYGGTAVGTGRGEQIVPVLSRHTQHWVIALHRGGLSTPAVFRELDRLRGDSTPAERPVEPVLEALAGGDPRQLALSLGNDLQAAAVTMAPELRRTLRAGVAAGALAGLVSGSGPTCAFLCTSAEAALDVATELAGVGVCRTVRIAHGPVPGARVVDHDPPTMPPPPTAWPPVRA, encoded by the coding sequence GTGCTCGCCGCCGTCCCACCACCGGTCACCGTGCGTGTGCCTGCCAAGATCAACTTGCATCTCGCGGTCGGCCCCCTGCGCGCCGACGGCTACCACGACCTCGTCACCGTCTTCCACGCGGTGAGCCTGTTCGACGAGGTCACGGTCGCGGCGAGCGACGCGCCCGGTATCGAGGTGCACGGCGAGGGGGTCACCGAGGTGCCCGCCGACGAGACGAACCTCGCCTGGCGGGCCGTCCAGGTGCTCGCCGAGAAGGCCGACCGCGACCCGGACGTGCGGCTGGTGCTGCGCAAGGGCATCCCCGTCGCCGGCGGGATGGCGGGTGGCAGCGCAGATGCGGCTGCGGCGCTGGTCGGGCTCTCGACGCTCTGGAAGCTCGATCTCACCCGGGACGAGCTGTCGGTGCTCGCCGCCGAGCTGGGCAGTGACGTCACGTTCGCGCTCTACGGCGGCACGGCCGTGGGCACCGGACGCGGCGAGCAGATCGTCCCGGTGCTGTCGCGGCACACCCAGCACTGGGTGATCGCGCTGCACCGCGGGGGCCTGTCGACGCCCGCGGTGTTCCGCGAGCTCGACCGGTTGCGCGGCGACAGCACGCCCGCGGAGCGGCCGGTGGAGCCGGTGTTGGAGGCGCTGGCGGGCGGTGATCCGCGCCAGCTCGCGCTCAGCCTCGGCAACGACCTGCAGGCGGCGGCCGTCACCATGGCCCCCGAGCTGCGCCGCACGCTGCGCGCAGGCGTGGCGGCAGGCGCGCTCGCCGGGTTGGTGTCCGGCTCGGGTCCGACCTGCGCCTTCCTGTGCACGAGTGCCGAGGCGGCCCTCGACGTCGCCACCGAGCTGGCCGGCGTGGGCGTGTGCCGCACGGTCCGGATCGCGCACGGCCCGGTGCCCGGCGCCCGCGTCGTCGACCACGATCCACCGACCATGCCGCCGCCGCCCACCGCCTGGCCGCCGGTGCGTGCCTGA
- a CDS encoding cation:proton antiporter regulatory subunit, translated as MNVEVTPLPGIGVRKDFALRNGRRIGVVTHRDGKIELIVSKSDDPDACLAELPLTADEAAALANLLGAPQLVAQLREEHRDLPGIHTRQLPVGPPFDGRTLGDTALRTRTGVSVVAVMRAGQVHPSPTPDFTLTAGDLMVTVGTAEGLDNAVKILKRG; from the coding sequence GTGAACGTGGAGGTCACCCCCCTGCCCGGCATCGGTGTGCGCAAGGACTTCGCGCTGCGCAACGGCAGGCGGATCGGCGTCGTCACCCACCGGGACGGCAAGATCGAGCTCATCGTCTCGAAGTCGGACGATCCGGACGCGTGCCTCGCCGAGCTCCCCCTCACCGCCGACGAGGCGGCCGCGCTGGCCAACCTGCTCGGCGCCCCGCAGCTCGTCGCGCAGCTCAGGGAGGAGCACCGCGACCTCCCCGGCATCCACACCCGGCAGCTCCCCGTCGGCCCGCCGTTCGACGGCCGCACGCTGGGCGACACCGCGCTGCGCACCCGCACCGGCGTCTCCGTGGTCGCCGTGATGCGGGCCGGGCAGGTGCACCCCAGCCCGACGCCGGACTTCACCCTGACCGCGGGCGACCTCATGGTCACCGTCGGCACGGCCGAGGGGCTCGACAACGCCGTCAAGATCCTCAAGCGCGGCTAA